The Tepidanaerobacter syntrophicus genome includes the window ATAAACTCTACAAAGCTGTGAAAGACGAAAGCAAACCTGAATATTACTGTCTTGAAATGTTTCCTTATCCTTCGGGCAATTTACATATGGGCCATGTGCGCAATTATTGCATCGGAGACGTGGTTGCAAGATTTAAAAAGATGAACGGTTTTAATGTGTTGCATCCGATGGGCTGGGATGCCTTTGGCCTTCCTGCCGAAAACGCTGCTATAAAACATGGAATTCATCCGGCAGAGTGGACGTGGAACAATATTGCAAATATGAGAAGTCAATTAAAGCAATTGGGATTGAGCTATGATTGGGATAGAGAGATTGCTACATGCCATCCGAAATACTATAAATGGACGCAATGGTTCTTTTTGCTTCTCTATAAAAGAGGCCTTGCCTACCGCAAAAAAGCTTCTGTAAACTGGTGCCCTTCATGCGGCACAGTTCTTGCAAACGAGCAGGTAGTAGACGGGGCATGTGAACGCTGCAAAACCGAAGTTGAAAAGAAAGAGCTTGAACAGTGGTTTTTCAAGATAACCGACTATGCAGATGAACTTTTAGATGATTTAGAGAAACTTCCCGGTTGGCCGGAAAAGGTAAAGACTATGCAAAAAAACTGGATTGGCCGCAGCGAAGGTGTTGAATTTTCATTTGTCGCAGAAAAAAATGGTGAAAAAATTCCTGTATTTACGACACGCCCTGATACAGTATATGGAGTATCATATATAGTTCTTGCACCTGAACATCCGCTAGTAGAATCTCTTTCTAAAGGAACAGAATATGAAGCTCAAGTTAGAGAATTTCGAAAAAAAATGGAGAAATACAACGAAATAGCAAGAACTTCCGCCGAAACCGAAAAAGAAGGAATGTTTATAGGCGCATATGCCATAAATCCCATGAACGGCGAAAAGATTCCGATTTGGACGGCAAACTATGTGCTGCTGAGTTATGGCACAGGAGCGGTTATGGGAGTTCCAGCCCATGACCAGCGGGATTTCGAGTTTGCAAGAAAATATAATCTGCCGATAAAAGTGGTTATTTCTCCGAAAGATGCAACTCTAGTTCCTAAAGAAATGTCAGAGGCTTTTGTGGATGAGGGGATTTTGGTAAACTCTAATGGATTTAATGGCATGATAAGCAGTGAAGCTATTAAAGCCATTGGAAAATACATGGAAGAAAAAGGTATAGGTAAATTTAAAGTAAACTATAAGTTGAGAGATTGGCTTATTTCAAGACAAAGATATTGGGGTGCGCCTATCCCCATGGTTTATTGTGACAAATGCGGCATTGTACCTGTGCCTGAAGAAGACCTGCCCGTTTTGCTGCCGGAAAATGTAAAGTTTAATTTTAAAGGCACGTCTCCTTTAAAAGAATCAGAGGAATTCATAAATACCACATGCCCAAAATGTCATGGACCTGCAAAACGCGAAACGGATACAATGGATACTTTTGTATGCTCTTCTTGGTATTTTCTTCGATATACTGATGCAAGAAATGAAGCAATGCCCTTTGAGCGAAGTAAGGTCGACTATTGGATGCCGGTCGATCAATACATTGGCGGTGTGGAGCATGCCATCCTACATCTTATGTATTCCAGATTTTTCCTAAAAGTCATAAGGGATGCAGGCCTTGTATCTGCATCTGAGCCATTTTCAAATTTACTTACACAAGGAATGGTACTAAAAGACGGTGCTAAGATGTCAAAATCCCTTGGCAATATCGTAAGCCCTGAGGAAATAGTTAAAAAGTACGGAGCTGACACAGCAAGACTGTTTATACTTTTTGCAGCACCTCCCGAAAGAGACTTAGAGTGGAGCGATCAAGGTGTTGAAGGATGTTCAAGATTTCTTCAAAGGGTCTTTAGATTAGTAGATGAATTATCTAGAAAATTGAGCAGTGCTAAGACCGAAGGAGAATGCGACGCATATATCCGTCGCATCACCCATAAGACTATAAAAAAAGTTACAGAAGATATTGGTGAAAGATTTAATTTTAATACCGCAATAAGTGCAATCATGGAAATGGTAAATGAGCTCAGTGATTACAAGGACAGAGACATTTCTAAAAAAGTTTTAAGCGAATCACTGGATACCTTGCTTTTGCTTCTTGCCCCATTTGCCCCCCATCTTGCAGAAGAGTTATGGCATAAGTTGGGCCATACGCGAAGCGTATATCTTGAAAAGTGGCCATCTTATGATGCTGCAGCGATTTTAGAGGATGAAATTGAAATAGTTGTTCAAGTAAATGGAAAAGTAAGAGATAAAATTGTAATTCCTGTCAATACGCCGGAAGAAGAGGTCAAAGAAGCTGCACTAAAGCAAGAGCGAATTGCCCCATACATTAAAGATAAAAAAATTGTAAAGGTTATCTCGGTGCCCGGCAAACTAGTAAACATAGTAGTTAAATAGGTATAAAATCTCTACAATTTTTGAAGAAACAAAACCAGCGCTTTTATGTGCTGGTTTTTAAATATAAGTAACAAATATTAATTATTATTATCAATTGTAATTATGAATATCAATCAGGGCTTGATTTATAAGGATTTTATATATTTTTATAACCAAGAGTTGCTATTGTATGAAGAGAGAAAGTGAGGTAAAATATAAAAGGCAAAGGACGAAAACAGTAGCCCTTTATTCAATAAATATGAAAGAAAAGAGGTAATATTATGTTGAGACTTGAATCAGTTTACCTTCGCCTGAAAAATGGCAGTGAGGAAGTTCCGATATTAGAAAATATAAACTTAGATTTAGAAGATAATAAATTTTATGCTCTAACAGGACCAAACGGCGGCGGAAAGACGTCGCTTGCCAAGGTTATTATGGGCATTTATAAAAATGATGAGGGGAGAATATACCTAGATGGCAAGGACATAACAGATTTTAGTATAACTGAACGGGCAAAAGCCGGAATAAGCTATGCGTTTCAAAATCCACCTAGGTTTAAGGGATTAAAAATTAAAGACCTTTTAAAGATTTCTGCTGATGAAAATTCATTAAGAGCAATTTTAAGGTCTGTTGGATTATGTCCACAAGACTATCTTGACAGAGAATGCGATTCCGGTCTTTCCGGCGGAGAAATGAAGCGAATTGAGCTTGCCAGCGTACTTGCAAGACCATCTAGACTTGTAATTTACGATGAACCGGAAGCAGGGGTTGACCTTTGGAGCTTTGAGAATCTGCTTCAGCTAATTAGAAATTATCACAAAAGGGGAAATGTGACAAGCGTTGTTATAACTCATCACGAAAGAGTCTTATCACTGGCCGACGAAATAATCCTGCTAGTTGATGGCAAAATAGCTGATAGAGGATCTAGAGACAAAATACTGCCTTTAATCCAGGAAGATGCAAGATGCTGCTGGAAGGCAAATTGCGGAGGTAATAATGATGAAGTTGAATGCTATTGAAAATGAACTTTTAAAAAATATTGCAGATTTGCATAACATACCATCAGGAGCTGTGAACATAAGAAAGAATGGAGAAGGGATAATACGCCATTCGTCTGCAAATATTGAAGTAAGGCCAAAAACAGATAAACCCGGAATTGATGTTATAATAGCACCCGGCACCAAAAATGAAGCTGTACACATCCCGGTTCTTATAACTTTGTCCGGCCTAGTGGATGTAGTATATAATACTATTATCGTAGGTGAAGGAGCAGATGTAACAGTAATAGCCGGTTGTGGAATTCATAATCCCGGATCTAAGAAATCCCAGCATGACGGCATCCACGAAATCATCATTAAAAAAGGCGCTAAAATGCGGTATATAGAAAAACACTATGGAGAAGGATCGGGAGAGAGAATCCTAAATCCCCAAACCATAGTTACAATGGAGGAAAATTCTATAGCTGAAATGGAACTCGTCCAGATTAAAGGTGTTAGCAGTACTATAAGAGATACAAAGGCGCAGCTTGCCGAAGGAGCAAGCCTGATAATTACAGAGAGATTGCTTACTCACCAGGATCAACAAGCAGTATCCAATATGACAATAGAACTAAATGGCAAGAACTCCAATACTAAAGTGGTATCGCGTTCTGTTGCAAGAGACAACTCAAGCCAGATTTTTCACCCAATAGTTATTGCAAGGGCTGACAGCAAAGGCCATGTAGAGTGTGATTCAATAATAATGGATCATGGTAAAATAAGCTCAACCCCTGCAATTACAGCGGAACATCCTGATGCTCAATTGACCCATGAAGCTGCTATAGGCAAAATTGCCGAAGAGCAACTTTTGAAATTAATGACCCTGGGCCTTTCCGAGGAAGAGGCTGAAGATATAATACTGAGGGGGTTCTTAGAATGACAGCAAAATGCATAATGATTCAAGGAACCGGTTCCTCTGTTGGCAAAAGCCGACTAGTTACAGGATTCTGCAGGGTTTTTGCGCAAGATGGTTTTAAAGTTGCGCCTTTTAAAGCTCAGAATATGGCACTGAATTCTTATATAACTAAAGATGGATTAGAGATGGGAAGGGCCCAAGCTGTCCAGGCCGAAGCCTGCAAAATTGAACCTCAGGCTATTATGAATCCTGTGCTGTTAAAACCCCGTTCAGATAAAAACAGTCAAGTTGTAGTTAAAGGCAAACCAATAGGCAGCCTATCAGCAATGGACTACCAAGACTATAAATCAAAGCTTAAAAAAATAGTTAAAGAAAGCTATGATGAATTGGCAAACTCCCATGACATAGTTGTAATAGAAGGCGCAGGCAGCCCTGCGGAAATTAATCTTCGGGAAGATGATATTGCAAATATGGGTGTAGCCGAATTGGTGGATGCTCCGGTGGTTATTGCAGGAGACATTGACAAAGGCGGAGTATTTGCATCTCTTGCAGGAACTATGCTTTTGCTTACCGATGAAGAAAGAGCAAGGGTAAAAGGCGTTATTATCAACAAGTTTAGGGGAGATTTGAGACTTTTGGAGCCTGGCCTAAAAATGCTAGAAGATATAATAAAAAGGCCAATGCTCGGCGTCGTCCCATATGCCGATATTTATATAGATGAAGAGGATTCACCACAGGCTGAAAAGGAACGGCTCTTACAAAAGTATATTAAGACTGACAGTGACGCCTCAAGACACCCCATAATCGTAAAAATTTTAACATTGCCTCGTATCACGAATTTCAATGATTTTGCACCACTTGCTGAATATCCGGGAATCAACCTTTCATATGTGTCTCAAGGGCCTATAGGGGATGCTGACATGGTGCTGATTCCGGCCTCTGAAAATCCCAAAGAAAGTATAGAATTTATCCGAAAAAGAGAATGGGATGAGGAAATATCAGAACTTGCCCGAAAAGGAGCTGTGATTTTTGCCCAAGGAAGCAGTTTGCCGCTTTTAGGAAGAAAATTTGAACTGCCTTTTGACTTTGAAACAAATGAAAGTATAGAAGGGCTAAACCTTATTGATGCCGATATTGCAATGAACCCTCAGCAAAATATCAGAGTCTCGGGACATATATCAGACAATCTTACAAGTCCTGCAGATGTTTTAAATGGCGAAAAAATTAATGGCTATATGATTTATTCAGGAAATATAAGGGGAGAAGCTGTCAAAAAAAGCTTTATAAAGCTTGATGAAGCTTATAGTACGGTTGATGGATTAGACGGTTTTATATCTTCTACAGGCAGAGTCATAGGTACTTTTGTTCATGGCCTGTTTGATAATCCGGAGTTTACGAAAAAATTTGTGAGCTTTTTGCAAATATGTAAGTATGGAAGAACCTTTGATTTTGGAGACTTTGAATCATTAAATTTTAAAGAGTTCAGAGAAAAAGAGTTTGACCGTTGGGCTGATGTCTTAAGAAATAGTGTAGATATAAAAAAGATATATGAAATTATGGGTATGTAAAAGTAAAATTAGGAGCTGAGGAAGTGCCTGATTTTGATAAAAGAGAAAAGATACTTCTAGGAATTTTGCTAATAATGGCGATTTTTACGGTATGTATCACATATTATGCATTTTTTAAACCATCAAGCGAAATAGTACTCGATCTTCAAGAGGAGCAAGATAAAGCTCCCCTTGAAGACGATGAAACCTTTGTAGAAGAGAAAGAAAAAATAATTGTTCATGTAGCGGGCGCGGTCAAAAGCCCCGGTGTTTATACCCTTGAAGAAGGAGATAGGGTAAAAGATGCCCTAGATGTTGCAGGCGGAGTTATACCTGAGGCAGACCTTGAATCCTTAAACCTTGCCATGAAGGTTCACGATGAAGATAAATTATATGTTCCCAAAACAGGAGAAATTACAGATACATCAGATTCTTCAACAGGTCAATCAATTGCAGGAATAAGCTCGAAAGATGACGGAAAAATCAATATCAATACCGCAAGCGAAGCAGAGCTTACCCAATTACCCGGCATAGGTCCTGTAACTGCTCAAAAAATTATAGACTACAGAGAAAACAACGGTAAATTTAGCAGTGTAGAAGATATAAAAAATGTTTCAGGCATAGGCGATAAAAAATTTGAGCAGATAAAAGACAAAATAAAAACACGGTAAAATTTTAGCCATAATACATTGACAAGCAAAAAAATAACGTGTATTATAAAGATAACTGGTACGGACCACATGACAATATTAAGGTGATGCGATGAAGAAGATTGAAAAGGAAAGTAGAATACCATTATATTACCAATTAATGGACATTATTATAGAAATGATTGAGGCGGGAAATCTAAAGGCAGATGATAAATTGCCTTCGGAAAGAGAGTTATGTGAAAAGTACGATATCAGCAGATCTACTGTCAGACAAGCTATTCAGGAACTTGAGCGAGAAGGATATATCTATAGAATACATGGAAAAGGCACTTTTGTCTCACCTGAAAAATTCAAACAAGATCTTTTAAAGTTTTACAGTTTCACTGAAGAAATGAAGAAGCTTGGGAAAGTGCCAACATCTAAAGTTCTAGATTTTAAAATAGCAAAATGCAACGAAAAGCTGGCACAGAAGATGAGACTGAATGTACATGATGAAATATACGTATTTACCCGCTTAAGGCTTGCGGACGGCGAACCGATGATGTTAGAGACAAGCCATGTGCCATGCGGCAGATTTCCTGGTTTAACAAAGGAAAAACTAGAGAGACGTCCGATGTATGACATTTTTTCAGAAGAATACAACACAACTTTTACATTTGCCGAAGAAATTTTTCAACCTGTTATAACCAGAGAAAATGAAGCAAAATTGTTGAACTATTACGAAGGACTGCCCAGCATGATGATTGAACGATTTACTTACGAAAAAGACACTGTAATAGAATATACTAAAAGTGTGGCAAGGGGTGATAGATTTAAATATAGAGTTGCTTTAAAAAGATAATTTTTTATCAAAACTGGTAATGATGACATGACAACATTATAAGGTGGGAGAAAAATGTTCGGAATAAGAGAAGAAGTATGGAAAAATATCAATGGATTTAATACAGCTACTGAAATATATCAGCAGCCTGAACTATGGCTTGAAACTCTGCAAATCATTCAAAACAACATAGAAAAGATCAAAGGATTTTTTGCTGGATTTCAGGAAAACAAAAACACAAGAGTTATATTTGCAGGTGCAGGCACATCCGCTTATATAGGAGAGATTTTAGTTCCATATTTGCAGCGAAAATATAATTACAGGTTTGAAGCTATTCCGACTACGCATATTGTGACTAATCCGGAAAATTATCTAGAAAAAGATACAACCACGATAATAATTTCTTTCGGTAGGTCCGGAAACAGTCCCGAGAGTATGGCGACCTTTAACTTAGCAGAACAATTAATAAACGATGTGCATCATATATTTATAACTTGCAACCCTGATGGCGAAATGGCCAAAACAGCAAAGGATAAGAAAAATATCCTATTGCTTCTAATGCCTGAAAAGTCAAATGATAAAGGTTTTGCGATGACCAGCAGCTTGACATGCATGATACTGGCGGCTTTACTGATATTTGATATACAAAATTTAGAAAACTATTCTAAACAATTAGCAGAAATTGCAAATATCGGAAAAAATATTTTAGATAATAATCACCAGAAATTAAGCGAGATCTTAAATTCTACCCCAAAAAGAGTAATATATCTTGGGTCAGGAAGTTTCTATGGACTTTCAAAAGAAAGCGCATTAAAACTTTTGGAATTAACACGAGGTAAAATCATAGGCTACAGTGAAAGCGTCTTAGGATTCAGACACGGCCCAAAATCTATAGTAAATGATGAAACTTTAGTTTTTATATTTTTATCCCAAGATGCATATTCAAGAAAATATGACATAGATCTTTTAAAAGAAATCTACAATGACCCTGGTGATCATACCGTAATAGCTATATCAGCAAATTTTGAAAATGACTTAAAGGAAATATGTAATGACTTACTTTATCTACCGGAAAAAGCAGCTGAAATAGATAATCCCATATTAATTTCAATGCTTTACATCCTTTATGCCCAGGTGTTTGCGCTTCTAGCCTCTGTAAAATCGGGAATAGAACCGGATAACCCTAATCCCGGCGGCATAGTAAACAGAGTAGTAAAGGGAGTAAATATATATCCTTATGGCAAGATAAATTGATTAACACCCGATAACTTAAAAGGAGGTAATTATATATGAATATTGTTCTTACAAGAATTGACAATAGATTGATTCATGGTCAAGTAGCTGTTACCTGGTGTCATCATACAAATGCAAATTTGATAGTGGTAGTGAATGATAAAGTTGCTAAAGATGAAATTAGGAAAAACATTATGAACATGGCGGTGCCGCCAGGTGTTGGGGTAAGATACTTTACAGTAGATGAAGCAGTTCTTAAATTGCCAAAAGCTTCTCCAAAACAATTTATTATGCTAGTTGTCGAAACTCCCCAAGACGTATTGAGATTGGTTGAAGCTGGAATACCGATCAAAACTGTAAATGTTGGTAACATGCATTATTCGGAAGGGAAGGTTCAAATAAGTTCTACTGTATCAGTAAGCCAAGATGATATAGATACATTTAAAAAGTTAACATCAAAGGGGGTGAAGTGTATAATACAACGTGTCCCAACAGAGAAGGGAGTTGATATAGAAGAACTAATTAACAATTTATAAGCTAGTATAATGATTGCAAATTTAATGAGATTAGGGAGGGCTAGAAATGTTTCAAGCGCTGATGTTGGCGTTAATTTCTGGATTGGCTGGCCTAGACATTTTAGTGGTACATATTCATTGGCATCGACCACTTGTTACAGGCCTTCTAGTTGGTCTTGTTCTTGGTGATGTAAAAGCTGGATTAATTGCAGGAGCTACTCTTGAATTGGCTTGGATGGGACTTGTTCCATTGGCTGGTGCACAACCCCCAGATCCGATAGTAGGTGGTATATTAGGTACGGCTTTTGCCATTATAACAAAACAACCGCCTCAAACTGCCGTAGCATTTGCTATTCCATTTGCTATTGCAGCGCAAAGTATTAAGACATTATTATACACTGCTTTTAGCTATTTTGCTCATTTAGCAGATAAATATGCAGAAGATGGCAATTATAAAATGATTGAGAGAATAAATATAGGTGCATTAGTTTTTCACTTTTTGCTTTATGCAATAATAGTATTTTTACCTATCTACTTTGGCATGGATGTAGCGAAAAATATAGTAAGCTTAATACCAGAAAAACTAATGAACGGACTGGCTATTGCAGGCGGAATAATGCCAGCAGTAGGCCTGGCAACTTT containing:
- the leuS gene encoding leucine--tRNA ligase translates to MKYDFKSIENKWQQEWEKNKLYKAVKDESKPEYYCLEMFPYPSGNLHMGHVRNYCIGDVVARFKKMNGFNVLHPMGWDAFGLPAENAAIKHGIHPAEWTWNNIANMRSQLKQLGLSYDWDREIATCHPKYYKWTQWFFLLLYKRGLAYRKKASVNWCPSCGTVLANEQVVDGACERCKTEVEKKELEQWFFKITDYADELLDDLEKLPGWPEKVKTMQKNWIGRSEGVEFSFVAEKNGEKIPVFTTRPDTVYGVSYIVLAPEHPLVESLSKGTEYEAQVREFRKKMEKYNEIARTSAETEKEGMFIGAYAINPMNGEKIPIWTANYVLLSYGTGAVMGVPAHDQRDFEFARKYNLPIKVVISPKDATLVPKEMSEAFVDEGILVNSNGFNGMISSEAIKAIGKYMEEKGIGKFKVNYKLRDWLISRQRYWGAPIPMVYCDKCGIVPVPEEDLPVLLPENVKFNFKGTSPLKESEEFINTTCPKCHGPAKRETDTMDTFVCSSWYFLRYTDARNEAMPFERSKVDYWMPVDQYIGGVEHAILHLMYSRFFLKVIRDAGLVSASEPFSNLLTQGMVLKDGAKMSKSLGNIVSPEEIVKKYGADTARLFILFAAPPERDLEWSDQGVEGCSRFLQRVFRLVDELSRKLSSAKTEGECDAYIRRITHKTIKKVTEDIGERFNFNTAISAIMEMVNELSDYKDRDISKKVLSESLDTLLLLLAPFAPHLAEELWHKLGHTRSVYLEKWPSYDAAAILEDEIEIVVQVNGKVRDKIVIPVNTPEEEVKEAALKQERIAPYIKDKKIVKVISVPGKLVNIVVK
- the agaV gene encoding PTS N-acetylgalactosamine transporter subunit IIB; translation: MNIVLTRIDNRLIHGQVAVTWCHHTNANLIVVVNDKVAKDEIRKNIMNMAVPPGVGVRYFTVDEAVLKLPKASPKQFIMLVVETPQDVLRLVEAGIPIKTVNVGNMHYSEGKVQISSTVSVSQDDIDTFKKLTSKGVKCIIQRVPTEKGVDIEELINNL
- a CDS encoding cobyric acid synthase — protein: MTAKCIMIQGTGSSVGKSRLVTGFCRVFAQDGFKVAPFKAQNMALNSYITKDGLEMGRAQAVQAEACKIEPQAIMNPVLLKPRSDKNSQVVVKGKPIGSLSAMDYQDYKSKLKKIVKESYDELANSHDIVVIEGAGSPAEINLREDDIANMGVAELVDAPVVIAGDIDKGGVFASLAGTMLLLTDEERARVKGVIINKFRGDLRLLEPGLKMLEDIIKRPMLGVVPYADIYIDEEDSPQAEKERLLQKYIKTDSDASRHPIIVKILTLPRITNFNDFAPLAEYPGINLSYVSQGPIGDADMVLIPASENPKESIEFIRKREWDEEISELARKGAVIFAQGSSLPLLGRKFELPFDFETNESIEGLNLIDADIAMNPQQNIRVSGHISDNLTSPADVLNGEKINGYMIYSGNIRGEAVKKSFIKLDEAYSTVDGLDGFISSTGRVIGTFVHGLFDNPEFTKKFVSFLQICKYGRTFDFGDFESLNFKEFREKEFDRWADVLRNSVDIKKIYEIMGM
- a CDS encoding SIS domain-containing protein, translating into MFGIREEVWKNINGFNTATEIYQQPELWLETLQIIQNNIEKIKGFFAGFQENKNTRVIFAGAGTSAYIGEILVPYLQRKYNYRFEAIPTTHIVTNPENYLEKDTTTIIISFGRSGNSPESMATFNLAEQLINDVHHIFITCNPDGEMAKTAKDKKNILLLLMPEKSNDKGFAMTSSLTCMILAALLIFDIQNLENYSKQLAEIANIGKNILDNNHQKLSEILNSTPKRVIYLGSGSFYGLSKESALKLLELTRGKIIGYSESVLGFRHGPKSIVNDETLVFIFLSQDAYSRKYDIDLLKEIYNDPGDHTVIAISANFENDLKEICNDLLYLPEKAAEIDNPILISMLYILYAQVFALLASVKSGIEPDNPNPGGIVNRVVKGVNIYPYGKIN
- a CDS encoding GntR family transcriptional regulator, which translates into the protein MKKIEKESRIPLYYQLMDIIIEMIEAGNLKADDKLPSERELCEKYDISRSTVRQAIQELEREGYIYRIHGKGTFVSPEKFKQDLLKFYSFTEEMKKLGKVPTSKVLDFKIAKCNEKLAQKMRLNVHDEIYVFTRLRLADGEPMMLETSHVPCGRFPGLTKEKLERRPMYDIFSEEYNTTFTFAEEIFQPVITRENEAKLLNYYEGLPSMMIERFTYEKDTVIEYTKSVARGDRFKYRVALKR
- a CDS encoding helix-hairpin-helix domain-containing protein, translated to MPDFDKREKILLGILLIMAIFTVCITYYAFFKPSSEIVLDLQEEQDKAPLEDDETFVEEKEKIIVHVAGAVKSPGVYTLEEGDRVKDALDVAGGVIPEADLESLNLAMKVHDEDKLYVPKTGEITDTSDSSTGQSIAGISSKDDGKININTASEAELTQLPGIGPVTAQKIIDYRENNGKFSSVEDIKNVSGIGDKKFEQIKDKIKTR
- the agaW gene encoding PTS N-acetylgalactosamine transporter subunit IIC, encoding MFQALMLALISGLAGLDILVVHIHWHRPLVTGLLVGLVLGDVKAGLIAGATLELAWMGLVPLAGAQPPDPIVGGILGTAFAIITKQPPQTAVAFAIPFAIAAQSIKTLLYTAFSYFAHLADKYAEDGNYKMIERINIGALVFHFLLYAIIVFLPIYFGMDVAKNIVSLIPEKLMNGLAIAGGIMPAVGLATLLKIMLKSEFVPFLILGFICSVYLQLPVLAVALIGVAIAIWEFYIDRNRTQNAGVGGGENDEGI
- a CDS encoding ABC transporter ATP-binding protein, with protein sequence MLRLESVYLRLKNGSEEVPILENINLDLEDNKFYALTGPNGGGKTSLAKVIMGIYKNDEGRIYLDGKDITDFSITERAKAGISYAFQNPPRFKGLKIKDLLKISADENSLRAILRSVGLCPQDYLDRECDSGLSGGEMKRIELASVLARPSRLVIYDEPEAGVDLWSFENLLQLIRNYHKRGNVTSVVITHHERVLSLADEIILLVDGKIADRGSRDKILPLIQEDARCCWKANCGGNNDEVECY
- a CDS encoding SufB/SufD family protein encodes the protein MKLNAIENELLKNIADLHNIPSGAVNIRKNGEGIIRHSSANIEVRPKTDKPGIDVIIAPGTKNEAVHIPVLITLSGLVDVVYNTIIVGEGADVTVIAGCGIHNPGSKKSQHDGIHEIIIKKGAKMRYIEKHYGEGSGERILNPQTIVTMEENSIAEMELVQIKGVSSTIRDTKAQLAEGASLIITERLLTHQDQQAVSNMTIELNGKNSNTKVVSRSVARDNSSQIFHPIVIARADSKGHVECDSIIMDHGKISSTPAITAEHPDAQLTHEAAIGKIAEEQLLKLMTLGLSEEEAEDIILRGFLE